TAAGTACTATATCTAACAAGCAAGTATAATTGGTTTACTATGCGTCAGCTCTACTTATAGCTTATTGCACCAATATGCATTGGTATCCAATACTTGCTGCTACTTAATATACTACAACCACGCATTATATCATGAAACGAAAAAAAATATTTTATGTAATCCTCTTAACACTGGTAACAGCTATTTCTACCTTTTTATTTACACATGCTGCTGCTACTACTTATGCCGTTGGCTTGGGAGTTATTCTATTGAGCTTAACAGTTTTGTGGTTGGTGAGTCTCACAATTAAAGATGCTTCTATCATTGATGTATTTTGGGGGTTAGGTTTTTTTATCATTGCCTGGCTATACGGTTCCCAAGTTGGTTTTGAGCTCTTAAGTACGCGCAACTGGGTATTGCTTATGATGGTTACTGTCTGGGGTTTGCGGCTTACTATATACCTGGCCATTCGTAACTTGGGCAAAGGCGAAGATTATCGTTATGTGGCTATGCGTAAACAGAACGGGAAACATTTTTGGTGGATTTCGTACTTCCGGGTATTTGTGTTGCAAGGCTTCCTTCTCTGGATGATTTCGGCAGTATACTTACCTGCACTGTCCGTTTCTGGAAGTTTATTATTGCTCGATTATCTTGGGATTTTGTTTTGGAGCATAGGCTTGTTTTTTGAGGCAGTAGGCGATGCACAATTGCGCAGATTTAAGCAAAATCCTGCCAACTACGGCAAAGTTATGGACAAAGGTTTGTGGCACTATACCCGACACCCCAACTATTTTGGTGATGCGATGGTGTGGTGGGGCTTCTTTATGTTTGGCTTAAGCCAATGGCAAGGGCTATATTTTATTTTTTGCCCATTGATCATGACCTTGTTTTTACTCAAAGTATCAGGAGTAGCTTTGTTGGAAACCAAACTTAAAAAAACCAAACCTCAATATGCCGAATACATTAGAAAAACACCTGCGTTTATACCCGGTTTGCCTAAGAAATAAGCAATATAAGGGATGACCACCGAAGCCTCATTGAGCATAGCTGGGCTTGATGAAGCAAAAAAACTGATCCAACATCAGTTTTTTTGCTTTGATATGTCCTTTGTTTTGTTGGAAAACTAAATTTAAACGAGCCGTTTTTTTACTTCATTTTTCACTATTTTTGAGTCGCTATAATGGAGCTACATTACTGTTTAAAGCAATGTAACAACTTCATTGTGAGCACCCTACCCATTGCATAAATTACTCAATTGACATGTGAGACGGACAGGAATTGATATATAAACTATCGGAAAATACACATAACACACGATTTAAATGGATAAAAGCACGCATTATATTTCCAGCGAATGGCTTTCGCTAGACCAGGTAAAACAGGTTTTGAATCAACAAATTGCCCTTTCTGACAACGCCCGTGAACGAGTTGTGCAATGTAGAAGCTACTTAGATAATAAGCTTGCCAAGGAAGATACCCCTATTTATGGCATCAACACAGGATTTGGTTCTTTGTGTGACCAGGAAATAGACAAAAAAGACCTTGCTCAGTTGCAGGCAAACCTCGTGAAATCGCACGCTTGTGGTACAGGCGATGAGGTTCCTCAGGATGTAGTAAAAACGATGCTTTTACTCAAAGTACAGTCTTTGTCTTATGGGCACTCTGGCATAGCGCTGGAAACCATACAACGCTTGATTGATTTCTATAACCACGATGTTATTCCAGTAGTTTATCAGCTGGGCTCTTTGGGGGCTTCTGGCGACTTGGCTCCTTTGGCGCATATAGCCTTGCCTTTGTTGGGTTTGGGTGAGGCATACTTTGAGGGCAAAGTACAACCTGCTGCCCAAATATTGGCTCATTTTGGTTGGGAGCCCATAGAACTGCAGTCAAAAGAGGGGCTGGCTCTGCTGAATGGTACTCAGTTTATGAGTGCGTTTGGTACGATTTGTTTGCTGCGTATAGACCAATTACTGAAAGCTTCTGAAGTAATTACAGCCTTGTCGTTTGATGGGTACGATTGTTTGCTTTCTCCTTACAATGACCTTATTCATCAGGCACGTCCTCACCCTGGGCAAATACAGGTAGCCAAAAATATCAGAGAGTTGTTAGAAGGCAGCGAAATTGCTCAGCAGAAAAAGCCTTATATCCAAGACCCTTACTCGTTTAGGTGTGTGCCTCAAGTACACGGCGCTACTTATGATGCACTTAATTATTGTCGTGAGGTGATTTTGCGTGAAATCAATTCGGTGACTGATAACCCAAATATTTTCCCTGACGAAGATAAAATTTTATCAGGAGGTAACTTTCATGGACAGCCGCTTGCCTTGGCACTTGATTTTTTGAGCATTGCTGTGGCTGAGCTTGCCAATATTTCGGAACGCCGTACTTATACGCTTATTTCAGGCAAACGCGATTTGCCTGCCTTTCTGATTGCCAGCCAAGGACTTAACTCTGGTTTTATGATTCCTCAATATACTGCCGCTTCTATTGTAAGTCAAAATAAGCAGCTGTGTACGCCAGCTTCTATCGACTCTATTGTGTCGTCAAACGGGCAAGAAGACCACGTAAGTATGGGGGCTAACGCGGCTACCAAAGCCCTAAAGGTAGTACAAAATGTAGAACGAGTACTTGCCATAGAGCTTATGACTGCTGCCCAGGCAATAGAGTTTCGTCGTCCAATGCGTACCTCCAAAAAATTGGAAAAATTGATGGATGATTTTAGAGCAGAAGTGCCATTTGTAGAAGATGATAAGGTAATGTATACTGAAATAGACAAAGCCTTGAAATTTGTGCAAACACTATAACTAACAAATGAATAGCAGTGAGCAAAAAAGAAAAATATTTTTGCTTACTGCTAAAAAACTGCTTTTTTTGTTACAAAAAATAATACTATTGTCTCAACTCTTCCATATCTTGAAGGAGCTTTTCCAACTTACACAAAACCCGCCCATACATTAGTTTTACATCAAACATATAAATTCGCTTGCCAAAATAAGTAAGTACCAATGTAACAATTATAACGAAGGTGAGTGGGTATATAGGCACACCATTGATGCTATAAAATAGGGCAGGAAATTTGGCAGTAAGCCTCTCCAGTTCTCTTGCACTAAAACTGGAAAACCAGGTTCCGGCAACCATTAACAGAAAAAATACAGGGTAAATAAAACGATACATTCGGGTATAAGACGCGATGACCTGCTTAAGCTGCTGGTCAAACGTTTTGAGGTATTCGTAACTGCTTGTGCCCTGATCAATTTGCTGGAGCTTTTTGGCCTCTCGATAACTTGTAATTACTAACCAGTTTAGCAGCAAAAAAGCCGATAACCCGACATAAAAAGCTCCCGATATGGCATAGCCTACAAAGGCTACTACCGACGAGCCCATAATGAACAAAAGGTTGAGTTTAAATGCCCGGCGAAACTTAGTTACTATGTGTTGCGATTTTTTATTGTACAAGTCATTCACCCTTGGAGCGACCAATGCCTGATCGTCCAGAAAACCCTCTTTCCAGATTGATTCAATTGATTTTGCCATCTAATATTTTTTTTAATCGTTCTTTGATCCGTTTAATGCGCACCCCAATGCTGTTGGCATTGGAGCCTATAATTTCAGCAATTTCTTTGTACGATTTTTCTTCCAGGTAAAGTAAAATCACTGCCCGGTCAACCTCTGAAAGCTGCCTGATGGCATCATATAGTTGGTTAAGCGACTCATGCTCAAAAGCACGGTTTTCCTCAGTAAACTCTGTGGGCAAGTAGTCTGAAGCAAATTGCTGGTGGCTGTTCTTTTTCTTTTTAAGCAAAGTCAAGCATACATTCAGCGATAGTCTGTATATCCAAGTAGACCATTTGGCGTCTTGCCGGAAGTTGTCACGGCTTCGCCAAATCTGAAGACATACTTCCTGATAGTAGTCTTCAAAATCTTCTTGCGTATTGGTATATGCCCTGCATATTTTGATAATGATAGGGGCAAAAGGTAAAATAGAGGAGGTATAAAAGTCGCTGCTCACTATAAACTTTCGGTTGTTTAACTGTTTAGTGTCTCAAGGCAAGTGTTTATTACAGCAGAAGTTAAAAAAAATGACGTAGTATAGGTTTATAAGCTAAACCGACTATTTGGCTGGTGGGGTGATATAAAATAAAAACTCCCTACTACCGATAGCATATAAAGGAAGCAGAGAGTTTTGTGTTGTCTAAATTGTCCTCTAAAAAGAGTAAACTTATGGTCTTAGCAGGATGTCGTGTCCTCCCTGGTTTGGACTAAATGTGATGCTTCTTTTATACTTCTTCTGTTTTTTGGGGACTAAATCAAGGCTTGTGCTTTTGTACTTGTCATAGTACATTTTCATCATCACAATAACATCCTTGTCTGGAATATTGTAAGCATTTTTTAGTTCACGCCAATGAGCTGCAAGATCTTCAAAGGTAATGGTAATAAAACCGCCATCGTGAGGAGTGATAAACCGGGTGTTACTGCTAAGTTTTTTTACGTTGTTTCGCACACACTGAAAACGAGGACCTTCACCAGCAAGCTTGGCTATACTATCAAAATGTTCGCGGTGTTCGGTCAGCTTTTCTTTAGACGAATGTTTACCTTGATCGCTAGGGTGTTGCTTGATGATATCCATCAAGTTTCGCCCACCAGTTTTCTCATGGTTTTGGTCAAAAGCATTGTAAATATGCGCATCATCCATGCCTTTGTTTCCATAATCAGCCCTATTATTTCTGCTAAGAGAATCTTCATTGTGTCCTCTGGAGTTGCGCATAGCACCATAGTCGAGGCTGCGGTCACCGCCTCGTGTAATGCCTCCTGGCACCATTTCGCTATACACCCCCTCATCTATAATCGCGGTGACATATCCATAGCTTTCTTGGGCAAAATTATAGCGTATGACCAAACTTTGCACTCCTTGTATACTGCGGTATTTGCTTTGCAACGAAACCGTATAAGGCTCAAACTGTTTTTTAACAATATTGCGATCTCCTCCACCTACATTGTTTTCAGTTACCCCATTTCTGTCTATTCCTTTTTTACTGTCGCCTGCCAGCCTCCACACGTTTTTCATAGACATAAAATTAGAGCTACCACCCGCATTTACCTTGGTAGTGCCTACAAACTGTGCGGCAGCTTTTATTGCTTCGGCTTTATCTTTAGCTACTCTTTGTAATGGCACCATGTAGCCATAGCCTTTAAAGATACCTTTCACTAAACGTATGTCAGCGTTTATTTTTTTATGAGGGATGTTTGACCCTGTAAATAAGCCATCAGCAGTTTTGAGCTGTAATATCTGGTTGGTAGTACCATTGTGTTGCGACAAACCTGATGTAGCATCACTTGCTTTCCTTTGCAGCGGAGTGTTCATCATTTTGTCGGCAGTAGCTTCGCGGGTAGTATCTACTACCTGCCCATTGACAACCCTATCGCCTTTTGGGGTGCCGTTTTTGGCATTGTCTATGGCGTGTCCTACTTCATGCTTAATGTTCGTTTCGGTATCTTTGCCAGGGGCAAAATCTATCTTATTGCCCTGTATGGTGGCTTCGGCACCTACCGATTTTGGAAACGAAGAGTTATGATTAAATTGAAGTTTTGAAGTGTCTGCTCCGTATTGCTCCCCCATAGATTGAGAGATAGATTCTGCCTTACTTCGAGTTTTGCGTTGTATAGGTTGTTGGTGTGCCCGGTGAGGTTTATAACCTTGTGAGCGTTGTACGGGTTGATGTTTTGTTTGTATAGCAGAGAGTTGTCCTTGTTTGGTTTGAGCAGCAAGGTCTTGTTGCGCCTTGGCTTGTACGACAGACCTGTCCTGACTATTTTCCGCATTTCTTTCTTTGTTGTTAGATTGAGTTTGCATAAATATGGGTTAAGATTTACTATAATTATTAGCAGGGTTAATTCATTAAATGAAATTAACAGAATGCGTATAACAAGCATGAAGAGTTAACTTTGTACTCTGCATAATGAATATTTTTTATAAATAAATTTTCTAGGTGCATTTGTTTGGTATATTTCACAGTAAGTTTAAGTAAATTTTGCGACATCCTATCCAACATTGTTGCACCAGAAAGAACACATAAATCTTATCCTTAAAACAAGCGCTTGGCTATGCCCTTGGTTAAGTTTAAACAAATTCAGAGTGATTTATGAAGCGATAGGGTACAAGGTGGTTATTTACTCATAAATTAGAGCGCTTGTTTGCTTCAAGGCTATAGGTGTGATGTTACCCAGAACTAACCCAATACTTTTAGTGAAAAACGTCTTTTGCGAGACTATTACCCAAAATCTGATTTACCCAACAATATTTCTATTTTTCCTGTATAAAATATGAAATAAATTCACGATCATTGGGAGATAATCATCTAAAAATTATAATTATGGAACGCATTGTAATTAATTGGTTAGAAACCAATTACGACGACATGGACTATGAAGAAGAC
This portion of the Microscilla marina ATCC 23134 genome encodes:
- the hutH gene encoding histidine ammonia-lyase, with product MDKSTHYISSEWLSLDQVKQVLNQQIALSDNARERVVQCRSYLDNKLAKEDTPIYGINTGFGSLCDQEIDKKDLAQLQANLVKSHACGTGDEVPQDVVKTMLLLKVQSLSYGHSGIALETIQRLIDFYNHDVIPVVYQLGSLGASGDLAPLAHIALPLLGLGEAYFEGKVQPAAQILAHFGWEPIELQSKEGLALLNGTQFMSAFGTICLLRIDQLLKASEVITALSFDGYDCLLSPYNDLIHQARPHPGQIQVAKNIRELLEGSEIAQQKKPYIQDPYSFRCVPQVHGATYDALNYCREVILREINSVTDNPNIFPDEDKILSGGNFHGQPLALALDFLSIAVAELANISERRTYTLISGKRDLPAFLIASQGLNSGFMIPQYTAASIVSQNKQLCTPASIDSIVSSNGQEDHVSMGANAATKALKVVQNVERVLAIELMTAAQAIEFRRPMRTSKKLEKLMDDFRAEVPFVEDDKVMYTEIDKALKFVQTL
- a CDS encoding RNA polymerase sigma factor, whose product is MSSDFYTSSILPFAPIIIKICRAYTNTQEDFEDYYQEVCLQIWRSRDNFRQDAKWSTWIYRLSLNVCLTLLKKKKNSHQQFASDYLPTEFTEENRAFEHESLNQLYDAIRQLSEVDRAVILLYLEEKSYKEIAEIIGSNANSIGVRIKRIKERLKKILDGKIN
- a CDS encoding DUF1295 domain-containing protein translates to MKRKKIFYVILLTLVTAISTFLFTHAAATTYAVGLGVILLSLTVLWLVSLTIKDASIIDVFWGLGFFIIAWLYGSQVGFELLSTRNWVLLMMVTVWGLRLTIYLAIRNLGKGEDYRYVAMRKQNGKHFWWISYFRVFVLQGFLLWMISAVYLPALSVSGSLLLLDYLGILFWSIGLFFEAVGDAQLRRFKQNPANYGKVMDKGLWHYTRHPNYFGDAMVWWGFFMFGLSQWQGLYFIFCPLIMTLFLLKVSGVALLETKLKKTKPQYAEYIRKTPAFIPGLPKK